A segment of the Colletotrichum destructivum chromosome 3, complete sequence genome:
ATCTCACCGCATGACAAGCGCGGTTGGGGGTGAGAAGCTCACTCACTGGCTTGGTCATACAGCTGAATGGCTACACTGCACAAGCCATCCAGCGGTTCCGGTGTCGCACGTCCTCCCGCGCCCGTGCTTCACCCCAACGTGGCGATTGTGGTTTAAGCATGCCTCTAGAGCAGCTCGGGGGCTGTCAACTTCGGATGATTGATAAAGAAGCTTGTTTTTGATGTCGCACGGGGGGAGGTGACGCTGAACAGGGATGTGTCTATATAAAATAAAACAAACAGACTGCCGATGACTCAAGAACACGAGACTTTTCCCCTCGCACATGCATGGCGTTGCTTCGAAGCGATGACTTCGCTACTTTTCGTGCGGGCATGCACCCGGCCACTTACGCGGAGTGCGATGTCTCGGTGCCAGGCCAGGTAGCGATGCAACGCCCGTCTCTCCCTTGCAAAGCGGCGCAGGCTCTGGCGCCATTCCTACCTGGAATCCTGCGGGAGTGGTCAGGGAAGGGCTTTTCCATGGTCGCCCACGTTAACTCAGTCGACTTGCTCCAACTGGGTTGATAAGCCCCTGTCGACGCAAACAAGACAGGGAAGGGCGGGGTAGGGGTGAGTTTGCACACCGACTTACTCCATCTCGTAACCCGGGCCTCGAAACTTATTGCCACGAGGGGCTCAGGTAATCTTTTGGCCGGCACCGAGCAGCCGGAGGGCAGCGGCAGCTTGCTGAATGCCTTTCCAGTCGCTCACTTGATAGCTCTGTCTGCCAGTAATCAATCCTGAAAAGTGCCCGCTTCTTATCGTCGTTCTCCTTTCGTATCTCATGATGCCATTACAGGCTAGCGTGGACGCGACACTCGCCTCGTCCCTTAAAGTTGTCGAACCAAAATCCCGTGCAGGGTGCTGATCCGTATTGATTTGATCCGGTCACCGGGCGCCAAGAAGTTTGCTTGCCTTACATGCATCGTTGGGTCTAAGTCAAACTCAACATATATACCCTGCACTGCTCCCCCCCTTTGATTCTGAGCCCGCTCCCCGGAATTTTTGTTCGACACATTCCGATTCCTTTCCATCTTCCTGCAGCATCAGCACGTTCAATAATGGATAGCTTTGCTTTAATCATCTTATACCTGGGCATTCTGGTAGTGCCGGGTGTTCTCTTCTCCGCGTACGGGCGCTTCTCAGGATGGACAGCCCTGACCCGCGCGAAGAGGAAGACTTCCGAGAAGCCCAACCGGTTCCCTGGCCCCAAACAGTATCCTATCGTTGGCCGCGTCCATGACTTGCCCAGGTTTGCCATGTGGCTCAAGCTAAAGGAGTGGGCCGATGAGTTCGGGCCCATTTACCAGACCAGCATGCTTGGCCAGAAGTTTGTCATCATCTctgacgaggagatggcCCAGGATCTTCTCATCAAGAACGGGAACAACTTTGCGGGCCGGCCTCAGATTCGGGCCCTCATTGACCACAAGCTCGGGCCGGCGTATTCTGCACTGATGGACCGTCATGGTAAGCCATCGTCACAACAACCCCAAGAAGCAGGGGTCGCTAAGAAACTTTTCGACACTAACCTGTATCTCATTGCGTAGACACGTGGAAATACCAGCGGAAATGGGTCcacgccgccatggccgccgcccaccaacaccacttCTATGGACACATCGAGAACGAGGTCAAGCGGTGGCTGGTCACCTTGCTCCTGGACCCCGAGAAGTTCCACGGCAACACCCGCGAGCTGACGGGCCGCATCATCAGCCGCCTCGCGTGGGATGACTCGACGCAGGGCAGGGCCTACGGCGACAGCGCCATCGAGACGCTCACGCGCATGTCCATCTCGGGCCCCATCGTCAACACAATGACGCCGCTCTGGCACcttgccgacctcgtccgacACAACCCGTGGCGCAAGTACGAGGTCAAGCGGGAGAGAGGACAGCGCGCTTGGTGGCTCCAGACGTTCCGGGTCGCGAAGGCACGGTACCGCAAGGGCGACCTGCCCGCAGACACGTGGGCGTACCGGTACTTTGAGCAGCTACAGGCGGCCGGGAACGAGACGCtggagcaggacgaggaggcaGAAGACTTTGCGGCCTGTATGCTCGGGTTCCAGTGCCTCGTAGGCGTCGTTACCATTTCCGGGCCTATGCAGTTCTTCCTCATGTGCATGGCGCTTCACCCAGAATGGCTGAAGAAGTGCCAAACCGAGATCGATAGGGTCTGCGGAGACAGGATGCCGACCCGCGACGACTTTGCCGAGCTGCCTACCGTGAGGGCTTGTTTGAAGGAGACTCTCCGGTGGAGGTCCGGAGTCCCGCTCGGTAAGTCATGGTGCAAGGGAACGATGTCTGGGTTGCTGGGTGCGCAAGAGCTGATTGGCTTTTACAGGAGTTCCTCATCAATGCGAGAACGAGTCCGAATTTCAAGGCGTCAAGATCGAAAAGGGAACCATCATTCTTGCCTGTGAATGGTCTGTCATAACCCCTTTTCTCTCATGACTACCACCTACTTACAGCATCAACAGGAACATCAACCGGGCCCCCGAAAAGTACCCCGACCCGGAGCACTACCGTCCAGATCGCTTCCTGGACCCCAAGTTTCCTACGTACCAAGAGCCGCTGACCCGGTACCCGAACTTCCGCGAGGGTGTCGGCATGCACACCTTCGGATGGGGCCGCCGGACCTGCCTCGGTCAAAacctcgtcgatgatgagATGTTTGTCGCGGGAGC
Coding sequences within it:
- a CDS encoding Putative cytochrome P450; protein product: MDSFALIILYLGILVVPGVLFSAYGRFSGWTALTRAKRKTSEKPNRFPGPKQYPIVGRVHDLPRFAMWLKLKEWADEFGPIYQTSMLGQKFVIISDEEMAQDLLIKNGNNFAGRPQIRALIDHKLGPAYSALMDRHDTWKYQRKWVHAAMAAAHQHHFYGHIENEVKRWLVTLLLDPEKFHGNTRELTGRIISRLAWDDSTQGRAYGDSAIETLTRMSISGPIVNTMTPLWHLADLVRHNPWRKYEVKRERGQRAWWLQTFRVAKARYRKGDLPADTWAYRYFEQLQAAGNETLEQDEEAEDFAACMLGFQCLVGVVTISGPMQFFLMCMALHPEWLKKCQTEIDRVCGDRMPTRDDFAELPTVRACLKETLRWRSGVPLGVPHQCENESEFQGVKIEKGTIILACEWNINRAPEKYPDPEHYRPDRFLDPKFPTYQEPLTRYPNFREGVGMHTFGWGRRTCLGQNLVDDEMFVAGAGVCWAFDMGLKKCPATGEDVTFDTQATNSNVILEPLPFPMQFKVRNPDRAQQLLEGYREVRGVLKV